One segment of Panicum virgatum strain AP13 chromosome 3K, P.virgatum_v5, whole genome shotgun sequence DNA contains the following:
- the LOC120699334 gene encoding bifunctional epoxide hydrolase 2-like, producing MAMIRDQQVELEHSHLPIRGLNLHVAQAGKGELGTVLFLHGFPEIWYSWRHQMLAVAAAGYRAVALDWRGYGLSDQPPEPEAASYDDLVEDLLAILDALSIPKAFLVAKDFGARPAYYFALHHPSRTCGVMCLGIPFLHGSSSFTNLPEGFYILRWREQGRAESDFGRYDVKRVVRTIYILFSRSEIPIAKQDQEIMDLADLSTPLPEWFTEDDLAVYASLYEKSGFRYPLEMPYRSLHKANAIEDPKFQVPVFVVMGEKDYVYKFPGIESVLKDGIMEKFVPDLKIAYIPEGSHFVQEQFPDKVNDLLVRFLKDHPVST from the exons ATGGCCATGATCAGGGATCAGCAGGTTGAGCTTGAGCACAGCCATCTGCCCATCCGAGGTCTCAACCTCCACGTAGCCCAAGCAGGCAAAG GGGAGCTGGGGACGGTGCTGTTCCTGCACGGTTTCCCGGAGATTTGGTACTCGTGGCGCCATCAGATgctggccgtggccgccgccggctacCGCGCCGTCGCGCTGGACTGGCGTGGGTACGGGCTCTCGGACcagccgccggagccggaggcggcgtcGTACGACGACCTGGTGGAGGATCTCCTCGCCATCCTGGATGCTCTTTCTATTCCCAAG GCTTTCCTTGTAGCGAAGGATTTCGGAGCCAGGCCAGCCTATTATTTTGCTCTTCATCACCCTAGCCGCACATGTGGTGTTATGTGTTTGGGGATCCCCTTTCTTCACGGTAGCTCATCCTTCACCAACTTGCCAGAAGGCTTCTACATTTTGCGCTGGCGG GAACAAGGAAGAGCGGAGTCTGACTTTGGCCGGTATGATGTCAAGAGAGTTGTGCGAACCATCTACATTCTCTTTTCTAGGAGCGAGATCCCAATAGCAAAACAAGATCAAGAGATTATGGACCTTGCAGACTTGTCAACACCTCTTCCTGAGTGGTTCACTGAGGATGATCTCGCTGTATATGCTTCACTCTATGAGAAATCTGGTTTCCGATATCCACTGGAGATGCCATATAG GTCTCTCCATAAGGCGAATGCAATTGAAGATCCAAAATTCCAAGTCCCAGTGTTTGTTGTCATGGGGGAGAAGGATTATGTCTACAAATTCCCTGGGATCGAGTCTGTTTTGAAAGACGGCATAATGGAGAAATTCGTACCAGACCTGAAGATCGCCTACATCCCTGAAGGAAGCCATTTTGTTCAGGAGCAGTTCCCAGACAAGGTGAATGATCTCCTGGTTAGGTTCTTGAAAGACCATCCCGTGTCTACATAG